A genomic stretch from Vibrio neptunius includes:
- the rlmH gene encoding 23S rRNA (pseudouridine(1915)-N(3))-methyltransferase RlmH: protein MKLQLIAVGTKMPKWVEEGFQEYKRRFPHDMPLELVEISAGKRGKNADIARILQKEGEAMLAAVPKGNRIVTLDIPGKKWDTAQLAQQLDNWKLDGRDVSILIGGPEGLAPACKAAADQSWSLSALTLPHPLVRIVMAESLYRAWSITANHPYHRE, encoded by the coding sequence ATGAAGCTGCAGTTGATCGCCGTTGGTACAAAAATGCCCAAATGGGTTGAAGAAGGTTTTCAAGAATACAAACGCCGATTCCCTCACGACATGCCACTTGAACTTGTTGAGATTTCAGCCGGAAAACGGGGAAAAAATGCCGATATTGCAAGAATTTTGCAAAAAGAAGGCGAAGCCATGCTGGCGGCAGTGCCAAAAGGGAATCGAATTGTTACCCTAGATATTCCAGGCAAAAAATGGGATACGGCTCAATTAGCCCAACAGTTGGATAATTGGAAACTTGATGGTCGTGATGTTTCGATTTTAATCGGTGGTCCCGAGGGGCTTGCTCCAGCTTGTAAAGCAGCTGCAGACCAAAGCTGGTCACTATCTGCATTAACGTTACCACACCCTCTAGTTCGCATCGTTATGGCTGAAAGCCTGTACCGAGCCTGGAGTATCACTGCAAACCACCCATATCACCGGGAATAA
- a CDS encoding luciferase, with protein MRLLSISTIKLASVVLTASLLSACGFHLRGDYSIPDELDTMSLTSYDQYSTFTRVMKAQLRMSEIEVVPPSDNIPNLQLLGEGVGERTLSLYQNTRAAEIELTFSASYSVSIPDIGIKTFYTSVTRSYLDNPLTALAKSVERDMIEDEMRKLAATQIIRQMARLKADIEANELEMESKEAQLKTEKEQYRIKTYVSDEPQTSSDEHASVQ; from the coding sequence ATGCGCCTATTGTCAATCTCTACTATAAAGCTCGCCAGTGTTGTACTTACAGCGAGTCTGCTGTCTGCCTGTGGTTTCCACCTCCGTGGTGATTATTCTATCCCAGATGAGTTGGATACGATGTCGCTAACCAGTTACGATCAATACAGTACGTTTACTCGCGTGATGAAAGCCCAATTAAGAATGAGTGAAATTGAAGTCGTTCCGCCATCGGATAATATCCCCAACCTTCAGTTGCTCGGTGAAGGGGTTGGTGAACGTACACTCTCACTTTACCAAAATACTCGCGCGGCAGAGATTGAATTGACATTTTCAGCGAGCTACAGCGTGTCAATCCCAGATATAGGTATCAAAACATTCTATACCAGCGTGACTCGAAGCTACTTGGATAACCCGTTAACCGCTCTGGCGAAGTCAGTGGAGCGCGACATGATCGAAGATGAAATGCGTAAGCTGGCTGCAACTCAGATCATTCGTCAAATGGCCCGTTTAAAGGCCGATATCGAGGCAAATGAGCTCGAAATGGAGTCAAAAGAAGCTCAATTGAAAACAGAGAAGGAGCAATACCGTATTAAAACCTACGTATCAGATGAACCTCAAACCTCCTCTGATGAACACGCTAGCGTGCAGTAG
- the corC gene encoding CNNM family magnesium/cobalt transport protein CorC (CorC(YbeX) belongs to the Cyclin M Mg2+ Exporter (CNNM) family, and was characterized as belonging to a set of three proteins, at least one of which must be present for CorA to function.): MNEDNSPSSLEGKKEKSEGPSRKSFFGRLGQLFQGEPKDRQELVEVFRDSEENDLIDHDTRDMLEGVMEIAEMRVRDIMIPRSQMVTVDRSDDLDALVNLITDAQHSRYPVISEDKDHVEGILLAKDLLKYLGSGSAPFDIEQVIRPAVVVPESKRVDRLLKEFREERYHMSIVVDEFGGVSGLVTIEDILEEIVGDIEDEFDDEEELDIRKLSKHTYAVKALTTIEEFNETFNTSFSDEEVDTVGGMVMTAFGHLPSRGEVVELENYSFKVTSADNRRVLQLQVTIPDEEPLPEPAEE, encoded by the coding sequence ATGAACGAAGATAATTCGCCCTCTTCTCTAGAAGGTAAAAAAGAAAAATCTGAAGGTCCGAGTAGAAAGTCCTTCTTCGGACGCCTAGGTCAACTGTTCCAAGGTGAACCTAAAGATCGCCAAGAGTTAGTGGAAGTGTTCCGTGACTCAGAAGAGAATGACCTGATCGACCACGACACCCGAGATATGCTTGAAGGTGTTATGGAAATCGCAGAAATGCGCGTGCGCGATATTATGATCCCACGATCTCAAATGGTCACGGTTGATCGTAGCGATGATTTAGACGCTCTGGTTAACCTAATTACTGATGCACAACACTCACGCTACCCTGTTATCAGTGAAGACAAAGACCATGTTGAAGGCATCCTGTTAGCGAAGGACTTACTTAAATATTTAGGCTCAGGCAGTGCGCCATTTGATATTGAACAAGTGATCCGCCCTGCGGTCGTTGTTCCTGAAAGTAAACGGGTAGATCGTCTACTCAAAGAGTTCCGAGAGGAACGATATCACATGTCTATTGTCGTAGATGAGTTCGGTGGTGTTTCTGGTCTTGTGACTATTGAAGATATTCTCGAAGAGATCGTGGGTGACATCGAAGATGAATTCGACGACGAGGAAGAGCTAGATATCCGCAAACTCAGCAAGCACACCTACGCAGTGAAAGCCCTGACCACAATTGAAGAGTTCAACGAAACTTTCAATACCTCATTCAGTGATGAAGAGGTTGACACTGTTGGCGGTATGGTAATGACGGCATTCGGTCATCTCCCTTCACGCGGTGAAGTGGTGGAACTTGAAAACTATAGCTTCAAAGTTACCTCTGCGGACAACCGTCGTGTATTGCAGCTTCAAGTGACAATACCTGACGAAGAGCCTCTTCCGGAACCAGCCGAAGAGTAA
- a CDS encoding PhoH family protein: MSNKIVTLEIDLEPSDNRRLASLCGPFDDNIKHLERRLGVEISYRGNFFTIVGKPHTSAAALEIIKTLYVNTAPVRGNIPDVEPDEIHLAIKETGVLEQDLEASFQHGKEVFIKTKKGVIKPRTPNQAQYLVNMVTHDISFGIGPAGTGKTYLAVAAAVDALERQEIRRILLTRPAVEAGEKLGFLPGDLSQKVDPYLRPLYDALFEMLGFEKVEKLIERNVIEVAPLAYMRGRTLNDAFIILDESQNTTVEQMKMFLTRIGFNSRAVITGDVTQIDLPRGAKSGLRHAIEVLNEVDEISFNFFQSDDVVRHPVVARIVNAYEKWEAQDQKERKEYEKRRREEREAKFQEAPVAQPDVTSETKPS, encoded by the coding sequence TTGAGCAATAAAATTGTGACTCTAGAGATCGATCTAGAACCTTCTGATAACCGCCGCCTTGCAAGTCTGTGCGGTCCTTTCGATGACAACATCAAACACTTAGAACGCCGTTTGGGTGTCGAAATTAGCTACCGAGGCAACTTCTTTACCATCGTAGGTAAACCTCATACCTCAGCGGCGGCATTGGAAATCATTAAAACACTTTACGTAAACACGGCACCTGTTCGCGGCAACATTCCAGATGTTGAACCAGACGAGATCCATCTTGCGATCAAAGAAACAGGTGTACTCGAGCAAGATCTAGAAGCGAGTTTCCAACACGGTAAAGAAGTGTTTATTAAGACTAAAAAAGGCGTCATCAAGCCGCGTACACCGAATCAAGCTCAGTATCTGGTCAATATGGTCACGCATGACATCTCTTTCGGTATTGGCCCTGCCGGTACAGGTAAGACGTATCTTGCCGTTGCTGCCGCCGTAGATGCTCTAGAGCGTCAAGAGATTCGTCGTATTCTACTAACACGTCCTGCTGTTGAAGCGGGCGAAAAGCTGGGCTTTCTCCCAGGTGACCTAAGCCAAAAAGTCGACCCGTATCTACGTCCACTTTATGACGCGCTTTTCGAGATGTTGGGCTTCGAGAAAGTAGAGAAACTGATTGAACGTAATGTTATTGAAGTGGCTCCACTGGCTTATATGCGGGGCCGTACATTAAACGATGCGTTCATCATCTTGGATGAAAGTCAGAATACCACCGTTGAACAGATGAAGATGTTCCTGACTCGAATCGGCTTTAACTCCCGCGCAGTCATCACTGGTGATGTTACTCAAATTGATTTACCACGGGGAGCAAAGTCAGGGCTTCGCCATGCCATTGAAGTTCTCAATGAAGTAGATGAAATCAGCTTTAACTTCTTCCAATCTGACGACGTCGTTCGACACCCAGTGGTTGCTCGTATCGTCAATGCCTATGAGAAGTGGGAAGCGCAAGATCAAAAAGAGCGTAAAGAGTACGAAAAACGACGTCGTGAAGAACGCGAAGCAAAATTTCAGGAAGCACCAGTGGCTCAACCTGATGTGACTTCGGAGACGAAACCGTCATGA
- the lnt gene encoding apolipoprotein N-acyltransferase produces the protein MIKTLFHRLKRPLAAVFVGALTTLAFAPYQLWPVALLSPIILLALIHNQSTKNALGIGYAWGVGQFATGISWVHISIDNFGGMPKIASVFLMALLVGYLSLYSGLFAWSLNRFFPTSNRTRFLLAAPAIWLICDWLRGWVMTGFPWLWLGYSQIDSPLANFAPIGGVEILTLLLIASAGSIVYAVNHKQWLHLLIPAVIFATGYGLQSANWVTLNPNSTTKIALIQGNVNQAKKWLPQERWPTIMKYTDLTRENWDADIIVWPEAAIPAFEFEISTYLSNLDSAAKMNHSAVITGVVNQGEDRQFYNSILTVGQTPYGDYSFDMSERYHKHHLLPFGEFVPFENILRPLAPLFNLPMSSFSRGDFIQPNIDANGKQLAPALCYEIIFNEQVRENVTEDTDFILTLSNDAWFGKSIGPLQHMEIARMRALELGKPVIRSTNNGVTAVTDYKGNITAQIPQFETEVLRTEVTSTQGQTPYRQFGTWPLYIWVLLSLVAGWRLRK, from the coding sequence ATGATAAAAACGCTTTTTCATCGCCTAAAACGGCCGCTTGCGGCCGTTTTTGTTGGCGCTTTAACAACTTTGGCTTTTGCTCCTTACCAGTTATGGCCAGTGGCCCTACTAAGCCCGATTATTTTGTTGGCTTTGATACACAATCAATCAACTAAAAATGCTCTTGGGATAGGTTACGCTTGGGGAGTCGGCCAATTCGCGACAGGTATCAGTTGGGTTCATATTAGTATCGATAACTTTGGTGGTATGCCCAAAATCGCCAGCGTATTCTTGATGGCACTCCTCGTCGGCTACTTGTCTCTATATTCGGGCTTATTTGCTTGGAGCTTGAATCGATTTTTTCCAACTTCAAACCGAACGCGGTTTCTCCTCGCCGCTCCTGCTATTTGGTTAATCTGTGACTGGCTACGTGGCTGGGTCATGACAGGTTTTCCATGGCTATGGCTTGGTTATAGTCAAATCGACAGCCCTTTAGCAAATTTTGCCCCAATTGGTGGCGTTGAAATACTGACCTTACTTCTGATAGCCAGTGCTGGCAGCATTGTCTATGCGGTCAATCATAAGCAATGGCTACACCTTCTGATCCCCGCGGTTATTTTTGCTACGGGATACGGACTACAATCTGCTAATTGGGTCACTCTCAACCCTAATAGCACCACTAAAATTGCGCTGATACAGGGTAATGTGAATCAAGCGAAGAAATGGTTACCACAAGAACGCTGGCCAACCATCATGAAATACACTGATCTCACGCGCGAGAACTGGGATGCCGACATTATTGTTTGGCCAGAGGCCGCCATCCCAGCGTTTGAATTTGAGATTTCAACGTATTTGAGCAATTTGGACTCCGCAGCTAAGATGAATCATAGTGCGGTAATTACAGGTGTAGTCAATCAGGGAGAAGACCGCCAATTCTACAACAGTATTCTTACTGTTGGTCAAACACCTTATGGCGATTACAGCTTTGATATGAGCGAACGTTATCACAAGCATCATCTATTGCCATTCGGTGAGTTTGTACCTTTTGAGAATATCCTCAGGCCGTTAGCGCCGCTATTTAATCTACCTATGTCCTCATTTAGCCGAGGTGATTTCATACAGCCAAATATTGATGCTAACGGCAAACAACTGGCGCCTGCTCTGTGCTACGAGATTATTTTCAATGAGCAAGTACGTGAAAACGTCACTGAAGACACTGATTTTATATTAACCCTGTCAAACGATGCATGGTTTGGTAAATCAATCGGCCCATTGCAGCATATGGAAATCGCTCGTATGCGAGCGCTTGAGTTAGGTAAACCTGTCATTCGCTCAACCAACAATGGCGTTACCGCGGTGACCGATTACAAGGGCAACATCACCGCGCAGATCCCTCAGTTCGAAACAGAGGTCTTGCGCACAGAGGTCACGTCCACCCAAGGGCAAACTCCCTATCGGCAATTCGGAACTTGGCCACTCTACATCTGGGTACTACTGAGTTTGGTTGCTGGTTGGCGATTGAGGAAGTAA
- the rsfS gene encoding ribosome silencing factor, protein MQLEELNDFLVDKADDMKAQDIKTLDVQGKSNITDYMIICTGTSKRHVASIAEHVAKESKLAGLSPLGIDGENEGEWVVLDMGTTIVHVMQEEQRELYQLEKLWG, encoded by the coding sequence TTGCAACTTGAAGAACTGAATGATTTTCTAGTAGATAAAGCCGACGACATGAAAGCACAGGACATTAAAACGTTAGATGTTCAGGGCAAATCTAATATCACTGACTACATGATAATCTGCACAGGCACTTCAAAACGTCACGTGGCTTCTATTGCCGAGCATGTGGCAAAAGAATCCAAACTTGCTGGGCTTTCACCTTTAGGTATTGATGGAGAGAACGAAGGTGAGTGGGTCGTTTTGGATATGGGTACGACCATCGTTCATGTGATGCAGGAAGAGCAGCGTGAACTTTATCAGCTAGAGAAACTCTGGGGCTAA
- the ybeY gene encoding rRNA maturation RNase YbeY has product MSIELDLQVAVEDEKGLPSFEDVYLWLNSAVTKFQPQAEVTVRIVDEQESHQLNHDYRGKDKPTNVLSFPFEAPPGIELDLLGDLIICKQVVEQEAQEQSKPLMAHWAHMVVHGSLHLLGYDHIEDDEAEEMESFETEIMLSMGFQDPYLAEKESS; this is encoded by the coding sequence ATGAGCATCGAACTAGATCTTCAAGTAGCAGTCGAAGATGAGAAAGGCTTACCAAGCTTTGAAGATGTCTATCTCTGGTTAAACTCTGCAGTGACAAAATTTCAGCCTCAAGCCGAAGTCACTGTTCGTATTGTCGATGAACAGGAAAGCCATCAGCTTAACCATGACTATCGCGGCAAAGACAAACCAACCAATGTGTTGTCTTTTCCTTTTGAAGCACCTCCGGGTATTGAGCTGGATTTGCTCGGTGATCTCATCATCTGCAAACAGGTAGTTGAGCAAGAAGCACAAGAGCAATCTAAACCTTTGATGGCACACTGGGCGCATATGGTTGTACATGGTAGCTTGCATCTGCTAGGTTATGATCATATCGAGGACGACGAAGCCGAAGAGATGGAGTCGTTCGAAACAGAAATTATGCTGAGTATGGGTTTTCAAGATCCATACCTAGCGGAAAAAGAGTCGTCGTAA
- a CDS encoding zinc ribbon-containing protein: protein MPKRKAGYEEMFEDVVEALKHSPDEVNRVFETSEKVVEAANDLTKDELALVSAYVKSDLKEFADSYEESKGGPFYLMVADSIWQGLLDITDRTKVEWIELFADLEHQGLYQAGEVIGLGFLVCDECGHKTQYNHPTVVIPCTKCGGKGFSRQLLKP from the coding sequence ATGCCAAAACGTAAAGCAGGTTATGAAGAAATGTTTGAGGATGTTGTGGAAGCGCTCAAACATAGCCCAGATGAAGTCAACCGCGTTTTTGAAACCTCAGAAAAGGTCGTTGAAGCGGCCAATGATTTGACTAAAGATGAACTGGCTTTGGTGTCAGCGTATGTAAAGTCAGATTTGAAAGAGTTTGCTGATAGCTACGAAGAATCCAAAGGCGGGCCTTTTTATCTCATGGTGGCCGATTCTATCTGGCAGGGGCTATTGGATATCACAGACCGAACAAAGGTCGAATGGATTGAGTTGTTTGCTGACTTAGAGCATCAAGGGTTATATCAAGCAGGTGAAGTGATTGGATTAGGTTTTTTAGTGTGTGACGAGTGTGGTCATAAAACGCAATACAATCATCCAACCGTGGTCATTCCATGCACGAAATGTGGTGGAAAAGGCTTTAGCCGCCAACTGCTGAAGCCCTAA
- the leuS gene encoding leucine--tRNA ligase, with translation MQEQYNPQDIEQKVQKHWDDNKTFVVSEDPNKEKFYCLSMFPYPSGRLHMGHVRNYTIGDVVSRFQRLQGKNVMQPIGWDAFGLPAENAAVKNNTAPAPWTYENIEYMKKQLKMLGLGYDWNREFATCTPEYYRWEQEFFTKLYEKGLVYKKMSTVNWDPVDQTVLANEQVVDGRGWRSGAIVEQKEIPQWFIKITEYAQELIDDLDKLDGWPEMVKTMQRNWIGRSEGVELKFEVKGQADLEVYTTRPDTLMGVTYVGIAAGHPLAAEAAKTNPELAAFVEECKNNKVAEAEMATMEKKGMATGLTAIHPLNGREVPVYVANFVLMDYGTGAVMAVPAHDQRDYEFATKYGLDIIPVIKPTDGSELNISEEAYTEKGVLFDSGEFDGLEFQAAFDAIAAKLEAEGKGTKTVNFRLRDWGVSRQRYWGAPIPMVTTEDGEVHPVPADQLPVILPEDVVMDGVTSPIKSDKEWAKTTFNGEPALRETDTFDTFMESSWYYARYCSPQADDILDPEKANYWLPVDQYIGGIEHACMHLLYSRFFHKLLRDAGYVTSDEPFKRLLCQGMVLADAFSYENEKGGTEWVAPTDVTVERDGKGRITSAKDNTGRDVEHSGMIKMSKSKNNGIDPQEMVDKYGADTVRLFMMFASPADMTLEWQESGVEGANRFLKRVWKLVNEHASKGAAEAVDTSALSSDQKALRRDVHKTIAKVTDDVARRQTFNTAIAAIMELMNKLAKAPQASAQDRAILDEALKAVVAMLYPITPHISSEMWVGLGETDIDNATWPVHDEKALVEDEKLIIVQVNGKLRAKLTVPADISKEDIEALGLNDENVTKFTEGKTVRKVIYVPGKLLNIVAN, from the coding sequence ATGCAAGAGCAATACAACCCGCAAGACATTGAACAGAAAGTTCAAAAGCACTGGGATGACAACAAGACCTTTGTTGTAAGTGAAGACCCAAATAAAGAAAAATTCTACTGTCTCTCTATGTTCCCTTACCCAAGTGGCCGACTGCACATGGGCCACGTGCGTAACTACACCATCGGTGATGTGGTATCTCGTTTCCAACGTCTGCAAGGTAAAAATGTAATGCAGCCAATTGGTTGGGATGCATTTGGTCTACCAGCGGAAAACGCAGCGGTTAAAAACAATACAGCACCCGCGCCATGGACTTATGAAAACATTGAGTACATGAAAAAACAACTCAAGATGCTTGGTTTGGGTTACGACTGGAACCGTGAGTTCGCAACTTGTACGCCAGAGTACTACCGTTGGGAGCAAGAGTTCTTCACCAAGCTTTACGAAAAAGGCCTAGTTTACAAGAAGATGTCAACAGTTAACTGGGATCCAGTTGACCAAACCGTTCTTGCCAACGAGCAGGTTGTTGACGGCCGCGGCTGGCGTTCAGGCGCAATCGTTGAGCAAAAAGAAATCCCTCAATGGTTCATCAAAATTACTGAATACGCTCAAGAACTGATCGATGACCTAGACAAGCTAGATGGCTGGCCGGAAATGGTTAAAACCATGCAGCGTAACTGGATTGGTCGCTCTGAAGGTGTTGAACTCAAGTTCGAAGTAAAAGGTCAAGCTGACCTAGAAGTTTATACAACACGCCCAGACACACTAATGGGTGTGACTTACGTAGGTATCGCAGCAGGTCACCCTTTAGCAGCAGAAGCAGCTAAGACAAACCCAGAGTTAGCAGCCTTCGTTGAAGAGTGTAAGAACAATAAAGTAGCAGAAGCTGAAATGGCGACAATGGAGAAGAAAGGTATGGCGACTGGCCTTACTGCTATTCACCCATTGAACGGCCGCGAGGTTCCTGTTTACGTGGCTAACTTCGTACTAATGGACTACGGTACAGGCGCTGTAATGGCAGTACCTGCACACGACCAACGTGACTACGAGTTCGCGACTAAGTACGGTCTAGACATCATCCCTGTGATCAAGCCTACTGACGGCAGTGAACTGAACATCTCTGAAGAAGCGTACACAGAGAAAGGTGTACTGTTCGATTCAGGTGAGTTCGACGGTCTTGAATTCCAAGCAGCATTCGATGCAATCGCAGCGAAGCTTGAAGCTGAAGGCAAAGGTACTAAGACAGTTAACTTCCGTCTACGTGACTGGGGTGTGTCTCGTCAACGTTACTGGGGTGCGCCAATCCCAATGGTAACGACTGAAGATGGTGAAGTTCACCCAGTACCCGCAGACCAACTACCTGTCATTCTTCCAGAAGACGTGGTAATGGACGGCGTAACTAGCCCTATCAAATCTGATAAAGAGTGGGCGAAAACCACATTTAACGGCGAGCCCGCTCTACGTGAGACTGACACGTTCGATACCTTCATGGAATCTTCTTGGTACTACGCACGTTACTGTTCGCCACAAGCTGACGACATCCTAGACCCAGAAAAAGCAAATTACTGGCTACCCGTAGACCAGTACATTGGTGGTATCGAGCACGCTTGTATGCACCTACTGTACTCTCGCTTCTTCCACAAACTGCTACGTGATGCAGGTTACGTTACCTCTGACGAGCCGTTCAAGCGCCTACTATGTCAAGGCATGGTCCTAGCTGATGCGTTCTCTTATGAGAACGAGAAAGGTGGTACGGAATGGGTTGCGCCTACTGACGTGACTGTTGAGCGTGACGGTAAAGGCCGCATCACTTCAGCGAAAGACAACACTGGCCGTGACGTTGAGCACTCGGGCATGATCAAGATGTCTAAGTCGAAGAACAACGGTATAGACCCGCAAGAGATGGTCGACAAGTATGGCGCTGATACTGTACGTCTATTCATGATGTTTGCCTCGCCTGCAGACATGACACTCGAGTGGCAAGAGTCTGGCGTTGAAGGGGCTAACCGCTTCCTGAAACGTGTTTGGAAACTAGTCAACGAGCACGCATCGAAAGGCGCGGCAGAAGCAGTGGATACTTCAGCACTGTCTAGCGACCAGAAAGCACTTCGTCGTGACGTTCACAAGACTATCGCGAAAGTGACTGACGATGTTGCTCGTCGCCAAACGTTCAACACAGCAATCGCAGCGATCATGGAACTAATGAACAAGCTAGCGAAAGCACCTCAAGCGTCTGCACAAGACCGTGCAATCCTTGATGAAGCACTAAAAGCTGTTGTTGCGATGCTTTACCCAATCACTCCACATATCTCTAGCGAAATGTGGGTTGGGCTTGGTGAAACTGACATCGATAACGCAACATGGCCAGTTCATGATGAAAAAGCACTGGTTGAAGACGAGAAACTCATCATCGTTCAGGTTAACGGTAAACTACGTGCGAAACTGACTGTACCTGCCGACATTTCTAAAGAAGATATTGAAGCACTAGGTCTAAACGATGAGAACGTCACTAAGTTCACAGAGGGCAAGACTGTTCGTAAAGTGATTTACGTACCCGGTAAGCTTCTGAATATCGTTGCGAACTAA